The following are encoded in a window of Wolbachia endosymbiont (group B) of Hofmannophila pseudospretella genomic DNA:
- the mnmE gene encoding tRNA uridine-5-carboxymethylaminomethyl(34) synthesis GTPase MnmE, whose protein sequence is MTNTNETIFALSTVFGKSGVAVIRISGNYALKALNHFHIKKKIKPRFATLVDLYDDSNQLIDNGIIIYFPAPNSFTGEDVIELQVHGSKAVIKIILEGLSRIFVMASPGEFSLRAFLNGKFDLTQIEGIADLIDAETKMQAKQAIKQISGELERLYSNWRQGLITIQSKIEAYIDFPEDIWAEKSELEKINNEVQSLVQLIQEHLNDNRRGERLREGLHIVITGEPNVGKSTLFNFLAKRDIAIVSEYAGTTRDILEAHIDIGGYPIILSDTAGIRESSDPIESEGISRAKKRSFEADLRIELFPFEQRHNINCNVVNSDTIYVLSKADNVINNHNIKINGIDLLPISILKEIGTNKLISLIKEKAEEKFGHDRDTPVITRQRHRSHMQKALEHLQRFNIDNPIELISEDLRLAAFELGAVIGIINVEEILDSIFSNFCVGK, encoded by the coding sequence ATGACAAACACAAATGAAACTATTTTTGCTTTGTCAACCGTATTTGGTAAGTCAGGAGTTGCAGTAATCAGAATTTCAGGCAACTACGCCCTTAAAGCTTTAAATCATTTTCATATTAAGAAAAAAATTAAACCAAGATTTGCTACTTTAGTTGATCTATATGATGATTCCAATCAATTGATAGATAATGGAATAATCATCTATTTCCCTGCTCCAAACAGTTTCACTGGCGAGGATGTTATAGAGTTACAAGTGCATGGAAGCAAGGCAGTCATAAAAATCATCTTAGAGGGATTATCAAGAATTTTCGTTATGGCCAGTCCAGGAGAATTCTCACTTAGGGCTTTTCTAAATGGTAAATTTGACTTAACGCAAATAGAAGGAATTGCAGACTTAATTGATGCTGAAACGAAAATGCAAGCTAAACAAGCGATTAAGCAGATATCAGGAGAATTGGAGAGACTATACAGCAATTGGAGGCAAGGATTAATAACGATACAATCCAAAATCGAAGCATATATAGACTTTCCAGAGGACATTTGGGCAGAAAAAAGTGAATTGGAAAAAATTAATAATGAAGTGCAATCTCTCGTGCAGTTGATACAAGAGCATTTAAATGATAATAGACGGGGCGAAAGGTTGCGTGAGGGTTTACATATTGTAATAACTGGTGAACCAAATGTCGGTAAATCAACTCTGTTTAATTTCTTAGCCAAGCGTGATATTGCTATTGTTTCTGAATATGCAGGCACAACAAGAGATATACTTGAAGCTCATATTGACATTGGCGGATACCCAATCATTCTCTCTGATACTGCTGGAATTCGTGAGAGTTCAGATCCAATAGAATCAGAAGGTATAAGTCGAGCGAAAAAAAGGTCTTTTGAAGCTGATTTAAGAATAGAACTATTTCCTTTTGAACAGCGTCATAATATCAATTGCAACGTTGTAAATAGCGATACTATTTATGTATTGAGCAAAGCTGACAATGTTATCAATAATCACAATATAAAAATTAATGGCATAGATCTTTTACCCATTTCTATTCTAAAGGAAATAGGTACAAACAAATTGATCTCTCTCATAAAAGAGAAGGCAGAGGAAAAATTTGGGCATGATAGAGACACTCCTGTGATTACTCGGCAAAGACATAGGAGTCACATGCAGAAAGCACTGGAACATTTACAACGTTTTAATATCGATAATCCAATTGAGTTGATATCTGAAGACTTGAGGCTTGCTGCATTTGAACTTGGTGCAGTGATTGGAATTATTAATGTTGAGGAAATATTGGACAGTATATTTAGCAACTTTTGCGTGGGCAAGTAA
- the nuoI gene encoding NADH-quinone oxidoreductase subunit NuoI codes for MLKKLAWYWSSVELIKGFVITLKYMFKPKVTLRYPMEKGPLSPRFRGEHALRRYPNGEERCIACKLCEVICPAQTIVIEAEEREDGSRRTTRYDIDMTKCIYCGLCQEACPVDAIVEGPNFEFATETREELMYNKEKLLRNGEVWEEAIALRLKKNRPYY; via the coding sequence ATGCTCAAGAAATTAGCTTGGTATTGGTCTTCTGTAGAGTTAATTAAAGGGTTTGTTATTACATTAAAATATATGTTCAAACCAAAGGTTACTTTGAGGTATCCTATGGAGAAGGGCCCTTTAAGTCCAAGGTTTCGTGGTGAGCATGCACTGCGTAGGTATCCAAATGGTGAAGAACGATGCATAGCTTGTAAGTTATGCGAAGTTATCTGCCCTGCTCAAACAATAGTTATTGAAGCAGAGGAAAGAGAAGACGGTAGTCGCCGAACCACACGCTATGATATTGATATGACAAAATGCATATATTGCGGACTTTGCCAAGAAGCATGTCCAGTTGATGCAATTGTGGAGGGTCCTAACTTTGAATTTGCTACTGAAACAAGAGAGGAGCTAATGTACAATAAAGAAAAGCTATTGCGTAATGGTGAAGTTTGGGAAGAAGCAATTGCACTCAGGTTAAAAAAGAATAGGCCGTATTATTAA